In Pseudomonas sp. Q1-7, the genomic window CCGTGGCACATCCGCCGGAGCGTACCCACCGCGTCGAATCGGCCTCAACTCGGTGCAGACGGGGCATTGACGCCCCATCTTGAGCCAGCCCGTTTCTCCTTTCCAAGCGCAGGAAGCGCTCTGCAACGGGACTTTACAAGGTTGGCCCGGCTATTGCTGAGCAACAGCCAGAGGTAGCCAACGGCGGTTGCCCAATACACGACAAAGGCGTCGCGTCACTCCGCAGCAATGCGGGCAGTGGTGCGACGCCTTTTTCGTTTCGACCCCAGCGATGGGGCGGTGGACGGCCCGGGACCCGGACGTCCACTCGCAGCTCACTCAATCCCGCTGCGGCCCCGGCCGCAGGACGGCGCGCCACAAGCGCGACGTTTTACCGGGAGGTGCGACCGCCGTGCCCACGATCAGGGCGGACGCACTTCCCGGCCCCCAACTGCAGATGAGGTGTTCGATGACAACGAGTTTCTGGAAAGCCGGCCACACGCCCACCCTGTTCTCCGCCTTCCTTTATTTCGATCTGAGCTTCATGGTCTGGTACGTCCTCGGTCCGCTGGGGGTGCAGATTGCCGCCGACCTCCAGCTCTCCACCCAGCAACGCGCCATGATGGTCGCCACGCCCATCCTGGCGGGCGCCGTGCTGCGCTTCCTGATGGGCATGCTGGCCGACCGCACTTCGCCCAAGACCGCGGGACTCCTTGGCCAGGTTGTGGTCATCGCCGCACTCTTCGTCGCCTGGCAGGTGGGCATCCGCACCTACGAGCAAGCCCTGCTCCTCGGCCTGTTCCTCGGTTTCGCCGGCGCATCCTTCGCCGTGGCACTGCCGCTGGCCTCCCAGTGGTATCCGCCGCAGCATCAGGGCAAGGCCCTCGGCATCGCCGGCGCCGGCAACTCCGGCACCGTGCTGGCCGCCCTGTTCGCCCCAGGCCTGGCCGCCCTCTACGGGTGGAACAACGTCTTCGGTCTGGCCCTGATTCCGCTGGTGCTGACGCTGGCAATCTTCGCCCTGGCCGCCCGCAATGCCCCCGACCGTCCGGCGCCCAAGGCGCTCGGTGACTACCTCAAGGCCCTGGGCGACCGTGACAGTTGGTGGTTCATGCTGTTCTACAGCGTGACCTTCGGCGGCTTCCTCGGGCTGGCAAGTACCCT contains:
- a CDS encoding nitrate/nitrite transporter, with translation MTTSFWKAGHTPTLFSAFLYFDLSFMVWYVLGPLGVQIAADLQLSTQQRAMMVATPILAGAVLRFLMGMLADRTSPKTAGLLGQVVVIAALFVAWQVGIRTYEQALLLGLFLGFAGASFAVALPLASQWYPPQHQGKALGIAGAGNSGTVLAALFAPGLAALYGWNNVFGLALIPLVLTLAIFALAARNAPDRPAPKALGDYLKALGDRDSWWFMLFYSVTFGGFLGLASTLPGYFHDQYGLAPVTAGYYTAACVFAGSLMRPLGGAFADRFGGIRTLLAVYTVASICIAAVGFHISSATLALAFFVVAMLSLGAGNGAVFQLVPQRFHKEIGVMTGLIGMAGGIGGFCLTAGLGAIKQQTGDYQLGLWLFASLGVVAWFGLYGVKQRWRTTWGSAAVTAARV